A part of Setaria viridis chromosome 8, Setaria_viridis_v4.0, whole genome shotgun sequence genomic DNA contains:
- the LOC117833658 gene encoding uncharacterized protein, with protein MVFPSSMPQTELPTTGQTQDTITEETQEMSQSDTNQKQTQEIKSKDESMPTSDRLMLELRKYILLLASLVATVTYAAAFSPPGDVWQGTADGHLAGDPIIRDTHHQRYLVFFYCNATAFAASLVVIVLILILASLDDKEDHSKIICEYKKNPWIAVRPLQAAMVLDLLSLMGAYAAGTCRDTFTTIYSSLLVSTVVVYLMVQMAMASRFTDSSSGSVIVGKVEEQQLPELLAASQPGKNPDSGSGTGVVEEEEERLRKRKVLMLLATFAVSITYVAGLSSPGGFWDSTEAGHRPGDAILKDSHNARLAVFFAFNTTSFVASLLIIVVLLDRTLREINAYGFIVVALGSLVGAYTAGSCRQTDTTVYVVGQVPAVLVYILFLLLVVRAIVAVRKKSEPVIQPQAMANQGGAKREPTENEKAADQARSLVLLLATLAATITYQAGLDPPGGVWQDNRDGHKAGDPILLTTNARRYKAFFYCNSVAFVASLVAIVLVQKKLILHRHHVLEAVMILDLFGLIGAYAAGSCRDVSTSIYAIALAGAVLVYVVIHVVFITLDHTNSSRKKDDEHVERTRKRLLLFAILAATITYQAGLTPPGGFLLQDDRSRHHAGDPVLLYNFPRRYKAFFYCNSVSFMLSIALIILLVNPNLYRPAIRSHALSVCTAAGLFGLMGAYAAGSTQYLKTSIYVFVLVAVVLFFIVLLFMVFLFTGGGSTTRGVVTPNSHSNSNTTQGADVEKTEDKVVTRKKRIHANRKYLMLLGILVASVTYQAGLEPPGGAWQSSNEGYEAGNPVLHDNRRPRYLGFFYSNSTSFMASIVVILLLLVPKEQFEKQARLRSWLVVMNTTIVLDLLGLLGAYAAGSSRGWKTSVYVFVLIIAVLAYMAIHLMLSCISKQKEKNQDSSQVQSQVYVGGMP; from the coding sequence ATGGTGTTCCCTTCCTCCATGCCACAAACCGAGCTTCCTACCACCGGACAAACACAGGACACTATCACCGAGGAAACGCAAGAAATGAGCCAAAGTGATACCAATCAGAAACAAACacaagaaatcaagagcaaagaTGAGTCCATGCCCACGAGTGACCGCCTCATGTTGGAGCTCCGGAAATACATCCTGCTCCTGGCCTCGCTTGTGGCCACGGTGACGTACGCTGCCGCGTTCAGCCCACCCGGGGATGTCTGGCAGGGCACGGCCGACGGACACCTCGCCGGCGATCCCATCATCCGGGACACCCACCACCAACGCTACTTGGTGTTCTTCTACTGCAACGCCACCGCGTTCGCCGCGTCgctcgtcgtcatcgtcctcatcctcATTCTCGCCTCCCTCGACGACAAGGAGGACCACTCCAAAATCATCTGCGAGTACAAGAAGAATCCATGGATCGCCGTCCGCCCGCTGCAGGCGGCCATGGTGCTGGACCTGCTCAGCCTCATGGGAGCCTACGCCGCCGGTACCTGCCGCGACACGTTCACCACCATCTACTCCTCGCTGCTGGTGAGCACAGTCGTCGTCTACCTCATGGTTCAGATGGCGATGGCCTCCCGCTTCACCGACTCCAGCTCCGGTAGCGTTATCGTAGGCAAAGTGGAAGAACAACAGCTCCCTGAGTTGCTTGCGGCTTCGCAGCCTGGCAAGAACCCCGACTCCGGTTCCGGTACGGGCGTcgtcgaagaagaagaagaacggcTGCGCAAGCGCAAGGTCCTGATGCTTCTCGCGACGTTCGCCGTGAGCATCACGTACGTGGccgggctgagctcgccggggggATTCTGGGACAGCACCGaggccggccaccgccccggCGACGCCATTCTCAAGGACAGCCACAACGCGCGCCTGGCGGTGTTCTTCGCCTTCAACACCACGTCGTTCGTCGCGTCGCTGCTCATCATCGTGGTGCTCCTCGACAGGACGCTCCGCGAGATCAACGCCTACGGGTTCATCGTGGTGGCGCTGGGCAGCCTCGTCGGCGCCTACACCGCCGGCAGCTGCAGGCAGACCGACACGACCGTCTACGTGGTCGGTCAGGTCCCTGCCGTCCTGGTATACATACTGTTCCTCCTATTGGTTGTACGGGCCATCGTCGCCGTGAGGAAGAAGTCAGAGCCAGTGATACAACCACAAGCAATGGCAAATCAGGGAGGAGCAAAGCGTGAGCCAACAGAGAACGAGAAAGCAGCGGACCAAGCTCGGTCTCTTGTGCTGCTGCTTGCCACTCTTGCGGCGACGATCACATACCAAGCCGGGCTGGACCCGCCGGGCGGCGTCTGGCAGGACAACCGGGACGGCCACAAAGCCGGCGATCCCATCCTGCTGACGACGAATGCCCGGCGCTACAAGGCTTTCTTCTACTGCAACTCGGTCGCCTTCGTGGCGTCCCTAGTCGCCATCGTCTTGGTCCAGAAGAAGCTAATTCTGCACAGGCACCACGTGCTGGAAGCAGTCATGATACTGGACCTGTTCGGCCTCATCGGCGCCTACGCCGCCGGGAGCTGCCGGGATGTGAGCACCTCGATCTACGCCATCGCCTTGGCAGGTGCCGTCCTTGTCTACGTGGTGATCCACGTCGTCTTCATCACGCTGGACCACACCAACAGcagcaggaagaaggatgatgAGCATGTGGAGAGGACACGCAAGCGGTTGCTCCTCTTCGCCATATTGGCGGCGACCATCACCTACCAAGCCGGCCTCACTCCTCCGGGCGGTTTCctgctccaagacgaccggtcCAGGCACCACGCCGGCGACCCGGTCCTCTTGTACAACTTCCCGCGCCGCTACAAGGCTTTCTTCTACTGCAACTCGGTGAGCTTCATGTTGTCCATTGCCCTCATCATTCTCCTCGTCAACCCCAACCTGTACAGGCCGGCGATACGAAGCCACGCGCTGTCCGTTTGCACGGCGGCGGGCTTGTTCGGCCTCATGGGTGCCTACGCCGCCGGAAGCACGCAGTACTTGAAGACATCCATCTACGTGTTCGTGTTGGTAGCAGTGGTCCTTTTCTTCATAGTACTATTGTTCATGGTATTTTTGTTCACGGGCGGCGGAAGCACTACACGAGGGGTGGTGACGCCCAACAGCCACAGCAATAGCAACACAACACAAGGAGCAGATGTGGAGAAGACAGAAGACAAGGTGGTCACCAGGAAGAAGAGGATACATGCCAACCGCAAGTACCTCATGCTGCTAGGAATCCTTGTGGCAAGTGTCACCTACCAGGCCGGCCTGGAACCGCCAGGCGGAGCTTGGCAGAGCAGCAACGAAGGATACGAGGCCGGCAACCCGGTCCTGCATGACAACAGGAGGCCCCGGTACCTTGGTTTCTTCTACAGCAACTCCACTTCGTTCATGGCATCCATTGTGGTCATCCTGCTCCTACTGGTACCCAAGGAGCAATTTGAGAAGCAAGCA